Proteins from a single region of Synchiropus splendidus isolate RoL2022-P1 chromosome 3, RoL_Sspl_1.0, whole genome shotgun sequence:
- the f3a gene encoding coagulation factor IIIa produces MKASAAAVACVCLCVLLTHGASGFYPKAQNVTWNSINFKTLLTWGPPPSGYSYTVEYYEVNKNKQRLPTCFQTVNTACDLSMSLTNLKSCYIAEVVSQQPLGMTSDLIEFPYTRSEPFCPYTDTKLGRPEVTVEVSEDRKKTTLYVSDPLSAVFQGQQQLNLRDIFAEELQYKVTYRRNKSTGKKVKTSPGNVIKFTDLEKKDSYCFNVQVLIPSRDWDKQLGEMSQTHCTKAHDPPFTTVYSVGVIAAGFFLILLIIGLTIALVVICCKRRRNAQKSGKEGLPLRDV; encoded by the exons ATGAAAGCGTCCGCGGCCGCAGTGgcgtgtgtttgtctgtgcgtGCTCCTCACGCACGGAGCTTCAG GTTTCTACCCCAAAGCTCAGAACGTCACCTGGAACTCCATCAACTTCAAGACCCTGCTGACGTGGGGGCCGCCACCCAGCGGCTACTCCTACACTGTGGAGTACTACGA ggtgaacaagaacaaacaGCGGCTCCCGACCTGCTTCCAGACAGTGAACACGGCCTGCGACCTCTCCATGTCCCTGACCAACCTCAAGTCCTGCTACATCGCCGAGGTCGTCTCCCAACAGCCTCTGgggatgacctctgacctcatcgAGTTCCCCTACACCCGCTCCGAGCCCTTCTGCCCGTATACGGATA CTAAACTTGGCCGACCGGAGGTCACGGTGGAGGTCAGCGAGGACAGGAAGAAGACCACTCTCTACGTGAGTGACCCTCTGAGTGCCGTGTTCCAaggccagcagcagctgaaCCTTCGGGACATTTTCGCAGAGGAGCTGCAGTACAAGGTCACGTACCGGCGGAACAAGAGCACCGGGAAG AAAGTGAAGACCTCTCCGGGAAACGTGATCAAGTTCACAGATCTGGAGAAGAAGGACAGCTACTGCTTCAACGTCCAGGTGCTTATTCCGAGCCGCGACTGGGACAAGCAGCTGGGCGAGATGAGCCAGACGCACTGCACCAAAGCTCACGACCCGCCCTTCACCACAG TGTATTCGGTGGGTGTGATCGCCGCCGGCTTCTTCCTCATCCTGCTGATCATCGGCCTCACCATCGCCCTGGTGGTCATCTGCTGCAAGCGCAGGAGGAACGCTCAAAAGAGCGGCAAAGAAGGACTACCACTGAGAGACGTATGA